The following are encoded in a window of uncultured Ilyobacter sp. genomic DNA:
- a CDS encoding aspartate kinase, whose translation MALIVQKFGGTSLKDTERLQEVAKWVVKNKEEGNKMVVVVSAPGGMTDSLIKRAEEVHSTPQGRELDMLLSVGEQISAALLSMAIEQLGHKAISFTGPQVGIKTTSDFNNAKILDISSEKIMEKLNTDHVVIITGFQGVDENGNITTLGRGGSDTTAVAVGAAISADQVEIYTDVDGIYTADPRVVKNAGKIPQVSFTEMIEMAGKGAKVLHCRSVELAAKYGIDIHLRSAFTWEEGTWVKGDEKMEKAMVRGITHVKGLAKLTVTQLESNNYLSDVMDILEDREVDIRLVNQGLNPSGHFEISFLLEKKEAVRVSELIEDRLGSRENIDLKLNLGMVSAIGIGVRSNKLQGRIMRILNSNGIKPKMMSSSETSLSYVVAEENVDKLKRLMHDELIEKSLSA comes from the coding sequence ATGGCATTAATAGTACAAAAATTTGGTGGAACAAGCTTAAAAGATACAGAGAGACTACAAGAAGTTGCTAAATGGGTAGTCAAGAATAAAGAAGAGGGTAATAAGATGGTTGTAGTGGTATCCGCACCGGGAGGTATGACTGATTCTCTCATAAAAAGAGCAGAAGAGGTTCACAGCACCCCTCAGGGAAGAGAGTTAGATATGTTACTTTCTGTGGGGGAGCAAATATCAGCTGCACTTCTTTCAATGGCAATAGAACAGCTTGGACACAAGGCCATTTCTTTTACAGGACCACAGGTAGGAATAAAAACGACTAGTGATTTTAACAACGCTAAAATATTGGATATATCATCTGAAAAAATAATGGAAAAACTAAACACTGATCATGTTGTGATAATAACAGGATTCCAAGGTGTAGACGAGAACGGAAATATAACAACCCTTGGAAGAGGTGGATCGGATACAACAGCTGTAGCTGTGGGGGCGGCTATATCTGCAGATCAGGTGGAAATATACACTGATGTGGATGGTATATACACAGCTGATCCGAGAGTGGTTAAAAATGCTGGAAAGATACCTCAGGTTTCTTTCACAGAGATGATAGAGATGGCAGGGAAAGGAGCAAAAGTTCTTCACTGCAGAAGTGTAGAACTAGCTGCTAAATATGGGATCGATATTCATTTGAGATCAGCGTTTACGTGGGAAGAAGGAACTTGGGTAAAGGGGGATGAAAAAATGGAAAAAGCAATGGTGAGAGGGATAACACATGTAAAAGGACTTGCTAAATTAACTGTAACTCAGCTTGAGAGTAATAATTATCTAAGTGATGTGATGGATATATTAGAAGACAGAGAAGTGGATATCAGGCTTGTAAATCAGGGGCTTAATCCTTCGGGACATTTTGAAATATCATTTCTTTTAGAGAAAAAAGAGGCAGTGAGAGTTTCTGAGCTTATTGAGGATAGGCTTGGAAGCAGAGAGAATATAGATCTTAAGCTGAACCTGGGAATGGTTTCTGCTATAGGTATAGGGGTTCGTTCAAATAAGTTGCAGGGAAGAATAATGAGAATATTAAATAGCAATGGAATAAAACCAAAAATGATGTCTTCTTCTGAAACAAGTCTTTCTTATGTTGTGGCAGAAGAAAATGTAGATAAATTAAAAAGGCTGATGCACGATGAACTTATAGAGAAAAGCCTTTCTGCCTAA
- a CDS encoding homoserine dehydrogenase encodes MKLGVIGLGTVGEGVLKILTLEKDRLEAMFGEKIEVSKVCDLEKREFSFGKFNFTNNYMEILADEEIHTVVELIGGVGIAFEIAKEILGSGRNLVCANKHLIATHGKELFALAEKNNVKFFFEAAVAGGIPVVTPLKEGLFPNRFQRIRGILNGTCNYMLSKMEAGMSYEEALKDAQEKGYAESDPTFDVAGIDTGHKISVLAYLAWGELKEFSSIPITGIDKLTKEDVEKAKAEGKRYKLLGEAFKEDGKLIVRVSPQLIESTELLYDVDGVYNAVEIDGSYTGKTIFFGEGAGMDATASAVVSDIYKVLASRSWN; translated from the coding sequence ATGAAATTAGGGGTAATAGGCTTAGGCACTGTAGGTGAGGGAGTCTTAAAAATTCTGACACTTGAAAAAGATAGACTAGAAGCTATGTTTGGGGAAAAAATTGAGGTTTCAAAAGTATGTGACCTTGAAAAGAGAGAATTTTCATTTGGAAAATTTAATTTTACAAATAACTATATGGAGATATTGGCAGATGAAGAGATTCACACTGTTGTAGAACTCATCGGTGGTGTGGGAATAGCTTTTGAAATAGCTAAGGAAATACTCGGGTCAGGAAGAAACCTAGTGTGCGCAAATAAGCACTTAATAGCTACCCACGGAAAAGAGCTCTTTGCTCTTGCTGAAAAAAATAATGTTAAGTTTTTCTTTGAGGCAGCCGTTGCAGGAGGAATACCAGTTGTGACACCTCTTAAAGAGGGGCTTTTCCCAAATAGGTTCCAGAGAATAAGAGGTATACTAAACGGTACATGTAACTATATGCTTTCTAAAATGGAAGCTGGGATGAGTTATGAGGAAGCATTGAAAGATGCTCAGGAAAAAGGTTATGCAGAATCAGATCCTACATTTGATGTAGCCGGTATAGATACAGGACACAAAATAAGCGTTCTTGCATATCTGGCGTGGGGAGAGTTGAAAGAGTTTTCATCGATACCTATAACAGGAATAGATAAATTAACTAAAGAAGATGTTGAAAAAGCCAAGGCAGAAGGTAAGAGATACAAGCTTCTAGGCGAAGCATTTAAAGAAGATGGAAAGCTGATAGTAAGAGTATCGCCTCAGCTGATTGAAAGCACAGAACTTCTCTACGATGTAGATGGAGTTTACAACGCTGTGGAAATAGACGGCTCTTATACTGGGAAAACGATATTCTTTGGAGAGGGAGCAGGTATGGATGCAACTGCTTCAGCGGTGGTATCTGATATATATAAGGTTTTAGCCAGTCGTTCTTGGAATTAA
- a CDS encoding aspartate-semialdehyde dehydrogenase, with protein sequence MSYVVAVVGATGMVGRKMLQVLEEKEFPVKEIKLLASARSAGKKMTFRGKEVVVEELKPESFEGVNVALFSAGGETSKKFAPEAAERGAIVVDNSSAWRMTEGVPLVVPEVNPEAIGDSKIIANPNCSTTQCVLPLKVVQELFGLKRIVYSTYQAVSGSGRDGIEELQEGKRFYPYQIKNNCLPHIDVFLDNGYTKEEEKMINETRKILELPELPITATCVRVPVLNCHGVSINIETETEVDIQKLREAMQDFQGVVLYDDPENNVYPLATESDEKNEVFVGRLRKDPSIKNGLNMWVVADNLRKGAATNTVQIAEVLVKGGKL encoded by the coding sequence ATGAGTTATGTTGTAGCGGTAGTAGGGGCGACTGGTATGGTAGGAAGAAAAATGTTACAGGTGCTTGAAGAAAAAGAGTTTCCTGTTAAAGAGATAAAGCTTTTGGCTTCAGCTAGATCAGCTGGTAAGAAAATGACTTTTAGAGGTAAAGAAGTAGTTGTAGAGGAATTAAAACCTGAGAGTTTTGAAGGTGTAAATGTAGCACTGTTTTCTGCTGGCGGAGAAACGAGTAAAAAATTTGCTCCTGAAGCTGCAGAAAGAGGGGCTATCGTGGTTGATAACTCAAGTGCCTGGAGAATGACGGAAGGGGTTCCGTTGGTAGTGCCAGAAGTAAATCCAGAAGCTATAGGGGATAGCAAGATAATAGCCAATCCAAACTGTTCAACGACACAGTGTGTACTTCCTCTTAAAGTCGTTCAGGAATTATTCGGATTAAAAAGAATAGTTTACAGTACTTATCAGGCTGTTTCTGGATCTGGAAGAGACGGGATTGAGGAGCTACAGGAGGGAAAAAGATTTTATCCTTATCAGATAAAAAACAACTGTCTTCCACACATAGATGTATTCTTAGACAATGGGTATACCAAAGAAGAGGAAAAAATGATAAATGAAACTAGGAAGATTCTTGAACTTCCTGAACTACCAATAACGGCAACTTGTGTGAGGGTTCCTGTGCTTAACTGCCACGGAGTTTCAATAAACATAGAAACAGAGACAGAGGTTGATATCCAGAAGTTGAGAGAGGCGATGCAGGATTTTCAAGGAGTGGTACTATATGATGATCCTGAAAATAATGTATATCCACTAGCGACAGAATCAGACGAAAAAAATGAAGTATTTGTAGGAAGACTTAGAAAAGATCCGAGCATAAAAAATGGTCTTAACATGTGGGTCGTGGCAGATAACCTCAGAAAGGGTGCCGCTACAAATACAGTGCAGATAGCAGAGGTACTTGTAAAAGGGGGGAAACTATGA
- the glyS gene encoding glycine--tRNA ligase subunit beta → MKILLEIGMEEIPARFLKPALNDIEKYIKNEFETQRIKFETIKTFGTPRRLVLLADGVAERQKDLDIVNTGPAKEVAYDVNGELTRAGIGFAKSQGIEPTDLELLETPKGEYIAVRKFVEGKETKELLPKLFKELVTELTFPKSMKWSDLNMRFARPIQWFLAMADDEQVDFEIEGIKSDLKSKGHRFFGEDFEVNSIDDYFMKLRENNVIVDIEERKQMILDMIQEKCTKTGERVLIEPELLDEVTNLIEYPYPIVGTFNSEFLEVPQEVLIISMQVHQRYFPILDDQGKLLPKFVVIRNGITSSEHVRKGNEKVLSARLSDARFFYQEDQKKSLDEFVEKLSTVVFQKDLGTIAQKISRTKKLAEYMIEKLALNDSKEDILRTIHLAKADLVSNMIGEKEFTKLQGFMGADYALKAGEKKIVSKGIEEHYYPRYQGDQLPQGIEGVIAGICDRMDTLVGCFGIGMIPSGSKDPFALRRAALAIVNIILNSKLGISLSEIISKMLDILEADNVLKRPKKDVLDEMTEFFRQRAINVFADKGHRKDIISAVLSVDCDVLLEASEKIETLEKVSKEEGFNDLVLLLKRVGNISKNHHEEVISTELLVEDAEKELHKFYVDLDSKTELNLQTKSYEEFFRNILAGKNVINRFFDSVMVMDKDESLKNNRLSLLKSLNEIFSRVAKLNLIEEK, encoded by the coding sequence GTGAAGATCCTATTGGAAATAGGTATGGAAGAGATACCTGCAAGGTTTTTAAAACCTGCACTGAATGATATAGAAAAATATATTAAAAATGAATTTGAGACTCAAAGAATAAAGTTTGAAACTATTAAAACTTTTGGAACTCCTAGAAGGCTCGTACTTTTAGCAGACGGAGTTGCAGAGAGACAGAAAGACCTTGATATAGTAAATACAGGCCCTGCAAAGGAAGTAGCCTATGATGTAAATGGTGAGCTTACAAGAGCTGGTATTGGATTTGCAAAGTCCCAAGGAATAGAGCCAACTGATCTAGAACTTTTAGAGACTCCTAAGGGAGAGTATATTGCAGTAAGAAAATTTGTAGAGGGAAAAGAGACAAAAGAGCTCCTTCCTAAACTATTTAAAGAGCTTGTAACAGAACTAACATTTCCAAAATCTATGAAGTGGTCGGACTTAAATATGAGGTTTGCAAGACCAATTCAGTGGTTCCTAGCAATGGCAGACGATGAACAGGTAGACTTTGAGATAGAGGGAATAAAAAGTGATCTGAAGTCAAAAGGGCACAGATTTTTTGGTGAAGATTTTGAAGTAAATTCAATCGACGATTATTTTATGAAACTGAGAGAAAACAATGTAATTGTGGATATAGAAGAAAGAAAACAGATGATTCTGGATATGATACAGGAAAAATGCACCAAGACAGGGGAACGGGTACTTATTGAACCTGAACTTTTAGACGAGGTAACAAATCTTATAGAGTATCCTTATCCGATAGTTGGGACTTTTAACTCAGAATTTTTAGAGGTTCCTCAGGAAGTTTTGATTATATCTATGCAGGTTCACCAGAGGTATTTCCCTATTTTAGATGATCAGGGAAAACTTTTGCCTAAATTTGTGGTTATAAGAAATGGTATAACTTCTTCTGAACATGTTAGAAAAGGTAATGAAAAGGTTCTTTCTGCAAGACTTTCTGATGCTAGATTTTTTTATCAGGAGGATCAGAAAAAATCACTTGATGAGTTCGTGGAAAAACTATCTACTGTAGTTTTCCAAAAAGATTTGGGGACAATAGCACAAAAGATCTCAAGAACTAAAAAACTAGCTGAATATATGATTGAGAAACTAGCTCTAAACGATTCAAAAGAGGATATTTTGAGGACTATTCACCTTGCAAAGGCTGACCTTGTGTCAAACATGATAGGGGAAAAAGAGTTCACTAAACTTCAAGGGTTTATGGGAGCGGACTATGCCCTTAAGGCTGGAGAAAAGAAGATAGTTTCAAAAGGTATAGAGGAGCATTATTATCCTAGATACCAGGGAGACCAGCTGCCTCAAGGTATAGAGGGGGTAATCGCAGGTATATGTGATAGGATGGACACCTTAGTTGGATGTTTTGGAATTGGAATGATCCCTAGTGGTTCTAAAGACCCGTTTGCCTTAAGAAGAGCAGCTCTCGCAATTGTAAATATTATTTTGAATTCAAAACTTGGAATATCTTTATCAGAAATCATCTCTAAAATGCTTGATATTTTAGAAGCGGATAATGTTCTTAAGAGACCGAAAAAAGATGTCTTAGATGAGATGACAGAATTTTTCAGACAAAGGGCTATCAATGTTTTTGCTGATAAAGGTCATAGAAAAGATATAATCAGTGCTGTTCTCAGTGTGGACTGCGATGTTCTTCTCGAGGCATCTGAAAAAATAGAAACCCTAGAAAAAGTTTCTAAAGAAGAGGGGTTTAATGACCTTGTACTTCTTTTGAAAAGGGTCGGAAATATTTCTAAAAATCACCATGAAGAAGTTATTTCTACGGAACTTCTAGTTGAGGATGCTGAGAAGGAACTTCATAAGTTTTATGTGGACCTTGACTCAAAAACAGAGCTTAATCTTCAGACTAAATCCTATGAAGAATTTTTTAGAAATATCCTCGCTGGTAAGAATGTAATAAATAGATTTTTTGATAGTGTAATGGTAATGGATAAAGATGAATCTTTGAAAAATAATAGACTTTCTCTTTTGAAATCTCTAAATGAAATATTTAGTAGAGTGGCCAAATTAAATCTGATAGAAGAAAAATAA
- the glyQ gene encoding glycine--tRNA ligase subunit alpha has protein sequence MTFQEMIFALQQYWSSKGCILGNPYDIETGAGTFNPNTFLMSLGPEPWNVAYVEPSRRPKDGRYGENPNRVYQHHQFQVIMKPSPKDIQELYLESLRVLGIDPQKHDIRFVEDDWESPTLGAWGLGWEVWLDGMEITQFTYFQQVGGLELEVVPAELTYGLERIALYLQGKESVYDLEWTKGVKYGDMRFQYEYENSKYSFEKADLGLHFKWFDDYEKEAISALEDELVFPAYDYVLKCSHVFNVLDSRGAISTTERMSYILRVRNLAKRCAEVFVQNRKDLGYPLLKKESN, from the coding sequence ATGACCTTTCAAGAAATGATATTTGCACTCCAACAGTACTGGAGTTCTAAAGGATGCATCTTAGGGAATCCTTACGACATCGAAACAGGGGCAGGGACATTCAATCCCAATACATTTCTTATGTCCCTGGGGCCTGAGCCTTGGAATGTAGCCTACGTAGAACCGTCTAGAAGACCTAAAGACGGGAGATACGGAGAAAATCCAAATAGAGTTTATCAGCACCACCAATTTCAAGTAATAATGAAACCATCTCCTAAAGATATACAAGAACTTTATCTCGAGAGCTTGAGAGTTCTTGGAATCGATCCTCAAAAGCACGATATCAGATTTGTAGAGGATGACTGGGAGTCTCCAACTCTAGGAGCCTGGGGACTAGGATGGGAAGTCTGGCTTGACGGAATGGAAATAACTCAATTTACTTATTTCCAGCAGGTAGGAGGACTAGAACTAGAAGTAGTGCCTGCGGAGCTGACATATGGTTTAGAAAGGATTGCACTTTACCTTCAAGGTAAGGAGAGTGTGTATGACCTTGAATGGACGAAGGGTGTAAAATACGGAGATATGAGATTCCAATATGAGTATGAGAATTCAAAGTATTCTTTTGAGAAGGCAGATTTAGGTCTTCATTTTAAGTGGTTTGACGATTACGAAAAGGAAGCCATTAGTGCGCTAGAAGATGAACTTGTTTTCCCAGCTTATGACTATGTGCTAAAGTGTTCTCATGTATTTAATGTCTTAGACTCAAGAGGTGCTATCTCAACGACTGAAAGAATGTCTTACATTTTAAGAGTGAGAAACCTAGCTAAAAGATGTGCAGAGGTGTTTGTACAAAATAGAAAAGATCTTGGCTATCCATTATTGAAAAAAGAGTCAAATTAA
- the lspA gene encoding signal peptidase II, with protein MLYLLLILILIAADQISKFMIVGRMVEGESIALLYDFLHITYVKNRGVAFGMLQGKIDIISFVTVAAIVGIIIYLARNLKKGNTIENFAYSFILSGAIGNMLDRIFRGFVVDMVDFRGIWSFVFNLADVWINIGVALIILESVLATKKKEKSIEEESK; from the coding sequence ATGTTGTATCTTCTGTTAATCCTTATATTGATAGCCGCGGATCAGATTTCAAAATTTATGATAGTCGGCAGGATGGTAGAGGGAGAAAGCATAGCTTTACTGTACGATTTTTTACATATAACTTATGTGAAAAATAGAGGGGTCGCCTTCGGGATGCTCCAGGGGAAAATAGATATTATCTCCTTTGTGACAGTAGCAGCAATAGTTGGAATAATAATATATTTGGCACGAAATTTGAAAAAAGGAAATACAATAGAAAATTTTGCATATTCCTTCATACTTTCCGGTGCTATCGGAAATATGCTTGACAGAATTTTCAGAGGTTTTGTTGTGGATATGGTAGATTTCAGAGGTATCTGGAGTTTCGTCTTTAATCTGGCTGATGTCTGGATAAATATAGGGGTGGCTCTTATTATTTTGGAATCTGTCCTGGCAACGAAAAAAAAGGAGAAAAGTATAGAGGAGGAAAGTAAATGA
- the ileS gene encoding isoleucine--tRNA ligase — translation MSDERDYGKTLNLPKTSFQMRANLPNKEPQILKQWDKEKIYNKSLEGREKQFILHDGPPYANGNIHIGHALNKILKDIILKYKRLQGYNAPYIPGWDTHGLPIELKVTEELGDSAKEMSPLKIREKCTKYAKKWVEKQKTDFIRLGVMGDWNNPYLTLNPEYEAKQLEVFKELYENGYIFKGLKPIYWSPATETALAEAEIEYKNHVSPSIYVKMEANSDLLEKLGVDEASLVIWTTTPWTIPANVAICLNAEFEYGIYKTEKGNLILAKGLSEKAFSDMGIKNVELLKEFTGDKLERTTYKHPFLDRTGIVILGEHVTMEAGTGCVHTAPGHGQDDYVVGTKYGLPVISPINNKGHLTEEAGKFAGMFYKKANKEIAAHMEETGHLIMLKEIEHSYPHDWRSKTPVIFRATEQWFVRAEGSDLREKALKAIENVDFIPAWGRNRISTMLESRPDWCISRQRIWGVPIPIFYNEATGVEIFHGEIIDRVIGIVKKEGTIAWVKYSPEELIGEDLLEKYNLAGLELRKETNIMDVWFDSGVSHRAVLETRENLKRPADLYLEGSDQHRGWFQTSLLTSIGSTGDAPYKQVLTHGFVNDGEGKKMSKSTGNVMSPDDVIKTYGADILRLWCASVDYREDVKISENILKQMAEAYRRVRNTARYILGNTSDFDPVNDRVSYENLPEIDRWAMHKLETLKRKVTENYNKYEFYNLFHDIHYFAGIDMSAFYLDIIKDRLYAEKEDSLDRRAAQTVMYEVLVSMNKMIAPILSFTAEEIWSKIPETSKDSESILLSSWYGDNDQYIDEELATKWDQIIKIRKEANKSLEKARQGENRIIGNSLDAKVLIKLNDETMTRLLEENRKLIEEVLIVSSLEIVSESDETFTEAEELEGMFVKVLHADGEKCERCWKYSTELGTTEEHPTICPRCSGVLTK, via the coding sequence ATGTCTGATGAAAGAGACTACGGGAAGACCTTAAACCTTCCAAAGACAAGCTTTCAAATGAGAGCAAATTTGCCAAACAAGGAACCACAAATACTGAAGCAGTGGGATAAGGAAAAAATTTATAATAAGAGTTTAGAGGGAAGAGAAAAGCAGTTTATTCTCCACGACGGACCACCCTATGCCAATGGAAATATCCATATAGGTCATGCTCTTAATAAAATTCTAAAGGATATAATACTAAAATACAAGAGACTTCAAGGTTATAATGCGCCATATATTCCTGGATGGGATACTCACGGGCTCCCTATAGAACTAAAGGTTACAGAAGAATTAGGAGATTCGGCGAAGGAGATGTCTCCTCTAAAAATAAGAGAAAAATGTACAAAGTATGCTAAAAAATGGGTTGAAAAACAAAAGACAGATTTTATCAGATTAGGAGTAATGGGGGATTGGAATAACCCTTATCTTACACTTAATCCAGAGTATGAGGCAAAGCAATTAGAGGTATTTAAGGAGCTTTATGAAAATGGATATATTTTCAAGGGACTCAAGCCTATTTACTGGTCGCCTGCTACAGAGACAGCTCTTGCAGAAGCAGAGATAGAGTACAAAAATCATGTATCACCGTCTATCTATGTAAAAATGGAAGCTAACTCTGATCTTCTTGAAAAATTAGGAGTAGATGAAGCTTCTCTTGTTATATGGACTACGACTCCTTGGACCATTCCGGCCAATGTGGCTATATGCTTAAATGCTGAATTTGAATATGGGATATACAAAACTGAAAAAGGAAACCTAATCTTGGCAAAGGGCTTATCAGAAAAGGCTTTTTCAGATATGGGAATAAAAAATGTAGAACTTTTAAAAGAGTTTACTGGAGATAAGTTAGAGAGAACAACTTATAAGCATCCTTTCTTAGACAGGACAGGAATTGTAATCTTAGGAGAACACGTAACAATGGAAGCCGGTACAGGGTGTGTACATACAGCACCTGGACACGGTCAGGATGACTATGTAGTAGGAACAAAATACGGACTTCCTGTTATATCCCCTATAAACAACAAAGGACATCTGACAGAGGAAGCTGGAAAGTTTGCAGGGATGTTTTATAAGAAGGCAAACAAGGAGATAGCTGCTCATATGGAGGAGACAGGTCATCTTATTATGCTAAAAGAGATAGAGCACTCCTATCCTCATGACTGGAGGTCAAAAACTCCTGTAATATTCAGAGCTACAGAGCAGTGGTTTGTAAGGGCAGAAGGTTCTGACTTGAGAGAAAAAGCTTTAAAAGCTATAGAGAACGTAGACTTTATACCTGCTTGGGGTAGAAATAGGATTAGTACTATGCTTGAGTCAAGACCTGATTGGTGCATATCAAGACAGAGAATATGGGGGGTTCCTATCCCAATATTCTATAATGAAGCTACCGGAGTGGAGATATTCCACGGTGAAATCATTGACAGAGTAATAGGTATAGTAAAAAAAGAGGGAACAATTGCATGGGTTAAATATTCTCCGGAAGAGCTTATAGGTGAAGATCTTCTTGAAAAATACAACCTAGCAGGTTTAGAGCTTAGAAAAGAAACAAATATAATGGATGTATGGTTTGACTCGGGAGTTTCCCATAGAGCAGTGTTAGAGACAAGAGAAAACCTGAAAAGACCTGCAGATCTCTATTTAGAGGGTTCAGATCAGCACAGAGGATGGTTCCAGACTTCACTTCTGACTTCCATAGGATCTACAGGGGATGCACCTTACAAACAGGTACTTACCCACGGATTTGTAAATGATGGAGAGGGAAAGAAAATGTCTAAATCTACAGGAAATGTAATGTCCCCTGACGATGTAATAAAAACTTATGGTGCAGACATACTAAGATTGTGGTGTGCCTCTGTAGATTATAGAGAAGATGTAAAAATATCAGAAAATATTCTAAAACAGATGGCAGAAGCTTATAGAAGAGTCAGAAATACTGCAAGATATATACTAGGGAATACAAGTGACTTTGATCCTGTCAATGACAGAGTTTCTTATGAGAATCTTCCTGAAATAGACAGATGGGCTATGCATAAGCTTGAAACACTTAAAAGAAAAGTAACTGAAAATTATAATAAATATGAGTTCTACAACTTATTCCACGACATACATTATTTTGCAGGAATAGATATGTCAGCCTTCTATCTAGATATAATCAAAGACAGACTTTATGCTGAAAAGGAAGATTCATTAGATAGAAGGGCCGCTCAGACAGTTATGTATGAGGTGCTAGTATCTATGAACAAGATGATAGCTCCTATACTGTCATTTACAGCTGAAGAGATCTGGAGTAAAATTCCTGAAACTTCAAAGGATTCAGAATCTATACTGCTGTCTAGCTGGTATGGAGATAACGACCAGTACATAGATGAAGAGCTTGCAACGAAGTGGGATCAGATCATAAAAATCAGAAAAGAAGCCAATAAATCCCTTGAAAAAGCCAGACAGGGAGAGAACAGAATAATTGGAAATTCCCTTGATGCAAAAGTACTTATAAAGTTAAATGATGAGACTATGACAAGGCTTCTTGAGGAAAACAGGAAGTTAATAGAAGAGGTATTAATCGTATCATCTCTTGAAATAGTTTCAGAAAGCGATGAAACATTTACTGAGGCTGAGGAATTAGAGGGAATGTTTGTAAAGGTACTTCATGCTGACGGAGAAAAATGTGAAAGATGTTGGAAGTATTCTACAGAACTAGGTACTACAGAAGAGCATCCTACAATCTGTCCTAGGTGTTCTGGAGTTCTGACTAAATAA